Proteins encoded by one window of Nisaea sp.:
- a CDS encoding methyl-accepting chemotaxis protein has product MNALELIRARAVKFMALFIAVHVLLVLAFGLMLGTHLIAPAIGAVATAAVCGIASWKAPHAASTRMLQAVGIMVMVSLIVLQFEGHAWQIDVHMYYFACLAILTTLCDIRAVIAATAAVAVHHIGLNFAFPAWIFPDGADFGRVIVHAVIVIVEAVIVGWLAITVANAFNTSDAALREAEAAKAEAERLSQERMEQDRQMAAQKAQEMSALADSFSQSVGSIAMTVSNTTSELSKNAGDMNSVASSLVTQSQAANENTASAADNVRMASEVAGELASSFSEIGQRVAESSAVTRQAVDQANQTNDTVSGLAKAIEKISEFLKLITDIAEQTNLLALNATIEAARAGEAGKGFAVVATEVKNLASQTAEATETISAQIQAIQQESNQAVDAISTIVKTVAKVDEISAGIAAAIEEQVAATNEISNQVAMASERSNNASQGMSILNDESTRSGEAARLMLSASEKLTEDTGRLRSEIDGFLSKIKT; this is encoded by the coding sequence ATGAATGCGCTCGAGTTAATTCGCGCACGGGCTGTCAAGTTCATGGCCCTTTTCATCGCCGTCCATGTTCTGCTGGTACTTGCCTTCGGGCTGATGCTGGGCACGCATTTGATTGCCCCGGCCATCGGCGCTGTCGCGACCGCTGCAGTTTGCGGCATCGCAAGCTGGAAGGCGCCGCACGCAGCATCGACACGCATGCTGCAGGCTGTCGGGATCATGGTCATGGTCTCCCTGATCGTGCTCCAGTTCGAAGGTCACGCCTGGCAGATCGACGTGCATATGTATTATTTCGCCTGCCTCGCGATCCTGACGACGCTTTGCGATATCCGGGCAGTCATCGCCGCCACGGCGGCGGTGGCGGTGCATCACATCGGCCTGAACTTTGCCTTTCCGGCGTGGATTTTCCCCGATGGCGCCGATTTCGGACGGGTCATCGTTCATGCGGTCATCGTCATCGTCGAGGCCGTGATCGTCGGCTGGCTGGCAATCACAGTCGCCAATGCTTTCAACACATCCGACGCGGCCCTGCGCGAAGCGGAGGCCGCGAAAGCGGAAGCCGAGCGTCTCAGCCAGGAGCGGATGGAGCAGGACCGCCAGATGGCGGCCCAGAAGGCTCAGGAAATGTCGGCTCTTGCCGATTCCTTCTCACAGTCAGTTGGCTCGATTGCCATGACCGTCTCCAACACCACGTCGGAACTGAGCAAGAATGCGGGCGACATGAACTCCGTCGCATCGTCCCTGGTCACGCAGTCGCAAGCCGCGAACGAAAACACCGCATCCGCCGCCGACAATGTGCGCATGGCCTCCGAGGTTGCGGGCGAGTTGGCCAGCTCCTTCTCCGAGATCGGCCAGCGGGTCGCTGAGTCCAGTGCCGTCACAAGGCAGGCTGTCGATCAGGCAAACCAGACCAACGATACTGTTTCCGGGCTCGCCAAGGCGATCGAGAAGATCTCCGAATTCCTGAAGCTGATCACCGATATCGCCGAGCAGACCAACCTGCTGGCCCTGAACGCCACCATCGAGGCGGCCCGGGCCGGGGAAGCCGGCAAGGGCTTTGCCGTCGTTGCCACCGAGGTGAAGAACCTCGCGTCCCAGACTGCTGAGGCGACCGAAACGATTTCCGCCCAGATCCAGGCGATCCAGCAGGAATCCAATCAGGCGGTGGACGCGATCTCCACCATTGTCAAAACCGTGGCAAAGGTGGATGAGATTTCAGCCGGCATTGCCGCAGCCATCGAAGAACAGGTTGCTGCGACGAACGAGATCTCCAATCAGGTCGCCATGGCCAGCGAGCGCAGCAACAATGCCTCTCAGGGCATGAGCATCCTGAATGACGAAAGCACCCGCAGTGGCGAGGCGGCCCGGCTGATGCTCTCAGCGTCGGAAAAGCTTACCGAGGACACCGGGCGTCTGCGTTCCGAAATCGACGGGTTCCTGAGTAAAATCAAAACCTAG
- a CDS encoding DMT family transporter, whose translation MTGLPDDRAATGRGIALMVAGIFVVSVMDALIKWLTASYPSIQIVMLRSLFGLIPLFVIVSFWGGVAALRTRRPGIQLLRAAFGASAMVGFFHALSVLGLAETVTLAFSSPLFVTLLSMPVLGERVGPRRLSATIVGFVGVVIVVRPGAEIFNFDALIPIAASFCFAMTMLLARRISSTETSVSMTFYTTLAGLVAGTAGTLWASGTPSGWIAPLPADWGLFLMLGLLGGVGQFLVTSSFRHAEAAVIAPFEYTALIWATLFGLALWNEIPDGMTLLGGAIVIGAGLYIGYRETRLGKKTEGPGAMPGPSP comes from the coding sequence ATGACCGGACTGCCGGACGACCGGGCCGCGACCGGGCGAGGTATTGCCCTGATGGTTGCCGGGATCTTCGTGGTCTCGGTGATGGATGCTCTGATCAAGTGGCTGACGGCCTCGTATCCGAGCATCCAGATTGTGATGCTGCGCTCTCTGTTTGGGCTGATACCGCTCTTTGTTATTGTCTCTTTTTGGGGCGGTGTTGCCGCGCTGCGGACGCGGCGCCCGGGCATTCAATTGCTGCGTGCTGCGTTCGGAGCCAGCGCCATGGTCGGGTTTTTCCATGCGCTTTCCGTTCTTGGACTTGCCGAGACGGTAACTCTCGCATTCTCTTCGCCACTCTTCGTCACGCTGCTCTCAATGCCGGTATTGGGAGAGCGCGTCGGGCCGAGGCGGCTGTCCGCAACGATTGTCGGTTTCGTCGGTGTGGTGATCGTGGTCAGGCCTGGCGCCGAAATCTTCAACTTTGATGCCTTGATTCCGATCGCAGCCTCGTTTTGCTTTGCTATGACCATGTTGCTCGCGCGGCGCATATCCTCGACAGAGACCAGCGTATCTATGACCTTTTACACGACCCTCGCCGGTCTCGTGGCCGGGACTGCTGGTACGCTCTGGGCTTCCGGAACACCATCCGGCTGGATAGCGCCGCTGCCTGCCGATTGGGGATTATTCCTGATGTTGGGATTGCTTGGCGGGGTCGGCCAGTTTCTTGTGACGTCCTCTTTCCGGCATGCGGAGGCAGCGGTCATCGCTCCCTTCGAATATACCGCGCTGATCTGGGCCACACTCTTCGGATTGGCGCTTTGGAATGAGATTCCGGATGGCATGACACTGCTTGGTGGCGCCATCGTGATTGGCGCGGGGCTCTATATTGGCTACCGGGAAACCCGCCTCGGTAAAAAGACAGAAGGCCCCGGCGCGATGCCGGGGCCTTCTCCGTGA